The genomic region TGTAAAATTTGGAGGTTGATGAAGTTATGACAGCAACTATTAAAGCTAATGAAAGAAAGGATCTGCGTCGATCCAATAATAGGGAATTACGCCAAAATGGATTTATTCCTGCGGTTGTATATGGCAAGGATAAAGAACCTGTAACGGTTTCGGTGAATAACCTGGAATTGATTAAAACCGTTCGTGAAGAAGGTCGTAACTCCGTATTTTCTTTGGAAGTTCAGGGGAATAAGCCTTTAGATGTCATGTTATATGACTATCAGTCTGATTCGCTCAAAGGTGAAATTATACATGTTGACTTTTACCTGGTAGACAAGTCTTCAGTTGTGGATGTAGAAGTATCTATTAATTTAGAAGGAGATTCAGAAGGTGTAAGAGATGGAGGCGTTCTTCAGCAGACTCTGCATGAGCTTCATGTTCGTGCCAGACCTAATGAAATTCCTGAAGTGATTAATGTAGATATTTCTGAATTGAAAATTGGAGAAGGAATTGTTGTTGGGGACTTAAAAGGCAGCAAGGACTATGAGATTCTTAGTG from Virgibacillus sp. MSP4-1 harbors:
- a CDS encoding 50S ribosomal protein L25/general stress protein Ctc; this translates as MTATIKANERKDLRRSNNRELRQNGFIPAVVYGKDKEPVTVSVNNLELIKTVREEGRNSVFSLEVQGNKPLDVMLYDYQSDSLKGEIIHVDFYLVDKSSVVDVEVSINLEGDSEGVRDGGVLQQTLHELHVRARPNEIPEVINVDISELKIGEGIVVGDLKGSKDYEILSDDETTIVTVLPPQNANTDEEGADEEEPAEPEVINEKSNDEEEE